The Triticum dicoccoides isolate Atlit2015 ecotype Zavitan chromosome 6A, WEW_v2.0, whole genome shotgun sequence genome has a window encoding:
- the LOC119318668 gene encoding uncharacterized protein LOC119318668 isoform X1, producing MKSSSNLEAFLQAATPLLPWRSSTMERFQGAPSSVWQQPDGKNKDAVEYFALSDLWEHYAESSAYGLAVPVRDAGDRSVVTTMHFVPYLSAVQLYTATKPTSHTLGATSRSTGSETDSWSDDSVGDRFASSGSSSWDAASEEDDSSCTYDGNGSAGVSTKQSGYLNFQYREWDSPYERVPLAHKVAELAQDYPCLMSLSSAELSPSSWMSVAWYPIYHIPAHVNLKGSSACFLTYHSISSVFQDNIHNGPEHDDGEIAALSPFGLATYRMQGDLWRRPGSSDPRRLSELHWAASSWLKQVGAHHPDFTFFTSSHRR from the exons ATGAAGAGCAGCAGTAATCTCGAGGCCTTCCTCCAGGCCGCAACGCCCCTGCTCCCATGGCGCTCCAGCACCATG GAACGGTTCCAGGGCGCGCCCAGCAGCGTGTGGCAACAGCCGGACGGCAAGAACAAGGACGCCGTGGAGTACTTCGCCCTGTCCGACCTGTGGGAGCACTACGCCGAGAGCAGCGCCTACGGCCTGGCCGTGCCCGTCCGGGACGCCGGTGACCGTTCCGTGGTCACCACCATGCACTTCGTCCCCTACCTCTCCGCCGTCCAGCTCTACACCGCCACAAAGCCCACCTCGCACACCCTCGGCGCCACCTCGAG GAGCACGGGAAGTGAGACGGATTCGTGGAGTGACGACAGTGTGGGCGACCGGTTCGCCAGCTCCGGGTCCTCCTCGTGGGACGCGGCGTCAGAGGAAGACGATTCTTCTTGCACCTATGACGGCAACGGCTCCGCCGGCGTTTCCACGAAGCAGAGCGGGTACCTGAACTTTCAGTACAGGGAGTGGGATTCGCCCTACGAGAGAGTGCCGCTGGCTCACAAG GTGGCGGAGCTGGCTCAAGATTACCCGTGCTTGATGTCCCTCAGCAGCGCGGAGCTCTCGCCGTCCAGTTGGATGTCCGTGGCATG GTACCCAATATATCACATCCCTGCTCATGTCAACTTGAAGGGGTCCTCTGCCTGCTTCCTCACCTATCATTCCATCTCATCGGTCTTTCAAG ACAACATACACAACGGACCGGAGCACGACGATGGTGAGATCGCCGCGCTCTCGCCGTTCGGGCTGGCCACGTACCGGATGCAAGGGGATTTGTGGAGGAGGCCAGGGTCATCGGACCCCAGGAGGCTGTCTGAGCTCCATTGGGCGGCGTCCTCCTGGCTCAAGCAAGTCGGCGCGCACCATCCTGACTTCACCTTCTTCACGTCGTCTCACCGTCGATGA